The Plasmodium cynomolgi strain B DNA, scaffold: 0377, whole genome shotgun sequence genome includes a region encoding these proteins:
- a CDS encoding hypothetical protein (putative) — SFTDYENVLSCEPQNDDKSFSIYSSECKNFNGLDLLSNTCKSSDVCNAVSKFLNKLQGKNKDSYAENGFKYMYYWLYVDVLKRAVNHYDTIKLYKELIDKYEEQGWHIIEKCKKQLNEKNSDNLIKLFTLYNDFNKLNSKSDDKCKFAKECADTYMRYIGESHICDDKDFCNELENFKDKYEHNMKNISCSNGAPKTLPTTRKNELLFTISVPIFVMLLISFIGIFLYKVNIITFLKK, encoded by the coding sequence TCATTTACTGATTACGAAAATGTATTGTCTTGCGAACCGCAAAATGATGATAAATCATTCAGTATTTATTCGAgtgaatgtaaaaattttaatggaTTAGATTTATTATCTAATACATGTAAATCTTCTGATGTATGCAATGCagtttctaaatttttaaataaattacagggaaaaaataaagattcTTATGCTGAAAATGgatttaaatatatgtactattggttatatgttGATGTACTGAAAAGAGCTGTAAACCATTATGATACGATTAAATTGTATAAAGAACTTATTGATAAATATGAAGAACAAGGTTGGCACATAattgaaaaatgtaaaaaacaattaaacGAGAAAAATTCCGATAATCTTATAAaactttttactttatataatgatTTTAATAAACTTAATTCTAAATCTGATGACAAATGTAAATTTGCTAAAGAATGCGCTGATACATATATGCGTTACATAGGTGAATCTCATATATGTGATGACAAAGATTTTTGTAatgaattagaaaattttaaagacaAATATGAgcataatatgaaaaatatatcatgtTCCAATGGTGCACCAAAAACATTACCCACCACGAGGAAGAATGAACTATTATTTACAATCTCAGTGCCAATTTTCGTAATGTTACTGATATCTTTTAttgggatttttttatataaagttaatataataacatttttaaaaaaa